From Mya arenaria isolate MELC-2E11 chromosome 1, ASM2691426v1, a single genomic window includes:
- the LOC128224632 gene encoding cerebrin prohormone-like produces MRSANTATVLVIVTAVVLVAVRGSPTSMDEEDRQEIASLAARIIKLAMSSTNYYTSNKRNAGTVDSLYNLPHLLGVGKR; encoded by the exons ATGCGTTCCGCAAATACAGCAACAGTGCTCGTCATAGTAACAGCAGTGGTTCTTGTCGCGGTAAGAGGAAGTCCTACGTCGATGGATGAAGAAGATCGACAG GAAATTGCCAGTCTCGCAGCACGGATAATCAAACTGGCGATGTCAAGTACTAACTACTATACAAGTAATAAACGTAACGCGGGGACCGTGGACTCGCTGTATAACCTACCGCACCTCCTTGGCGTCGGCAAACGGTGA
- the LOC128228667 gene encoding 14-3-3 protein beta/alpha-1-like: MTERSDLVLMAKFGEDAERYEDMARNMKQVVQMGGSLSNDERNLLSVAYKNVVGARRSSWRVISSIEAKQDSSDKHQAIVREYKTTIEKELTDICNEVLDLIDNHLLKAIGESSKEDEMAESKVFYLKMKGDYFRYLAEVQNQKKEVILKSEEAYKQATESAKDGLSTTHPIRLGLALNFSVFYYEIMNQPDQACTLAKKAFDDAIAELDNLQEDTYKDSTLIMQLLRDNLTLWTSDAQANEDADQGDE; this comes from the exons ATGACGGAAAGATCAGATCTGGTATTGATGGCCAAGTTTGGCGAGGACGCTGAACGCTATGAAGACATGGCACGCAACATGAAACAAGTCGTACAAATGGGTGGGTCGCTTTCGAATGACGAGAGGAACCTGCTCTCAGTCGCTTACAAAAATGTG GTTGGTGCAAGGCGTTCCTCGTGGCGGGTCATCTCGAGCATTGAGGCTAAACAAGATTCCTCTGACAAGCATCAAGCCATTGTTCGCGAATACAAAACTACAATCGAGAAGGAGCTGACTGATATATGTAATGAGGTTTTGGACCTGATCGATAATCATTTATTGAAGGCGATCGGGGAATCATCAAAAGAAGATGAGATGGCCGAAAGTAAGGTCTTCTACTTGAAGATGAAGGGAGATTATTTCAGATACCTTGCTGAGGTTCAGAACCAAAAGAAGGAAGTTATCTTGAAGTCAGAGGAGGCATACAAGCAAGCTACTGAGAGTGCAAAGGATGGCTTGTCTACAACTCATCCAATAAGACTTGGTTTGGCACTCAATTTTTCTGTGTTTTACTACGAGATCATGAATCAGCCAGATCAAGCTTGCACCCTTGCGAAAAAAGCTTTTGATGATGCCATAGCTGAGCTGGATAATCTACAAGAGGATACATACAAGGATTCGACGCTGATCATGCAGCTCCTGCGCGACAACCTGACCCTCTGGACATCAGATGCTCAGGCAAATGAGGATGCTGATCAGGGTGACGAATAG
- the LOC128212070 gene encoding kinetochore protein Spc25-like: METSLTLEQELSSLQPHLRQAQEKVGAWMKDDLDEQFHNAAHHHEQALLAAAHKRKDNVKVNQLYGVVEQLRSELEELYAISRQTSTNGTQLQANIDSLKSDISQLKQEIEAPSKAKQKLEYLEKASGIFGEMLGLRFKKTKGNRMQVVLTQIDEKEPEAPFYFFLQIQGVSRKYVVSDIEPPIEGLDELTAELNTSNDLQRFICQVRSLFQQSVKTS; the protein is encoded by the exons ATGGAGACCAGCCTGACGCTAGAACAAGAGTTATCTTCGTTGCAACCTCACTTGCGACAGGCTCAGGAGAAAGTTGGGGCCTGGATGAAAGATGACCTAGATGAGCAATTCCACAACGCTGCACATCATCATGAACAGGCTTTACTGGCAGCTGCTC ACAAAAGGAAAGACAATGTCAAGGTCAACCAGT TATACGGAGTTGTTGAACAGTTGCGATCTGAACTGGAAGAACTGTACGCCATATCCAGGCAAACATCCACTAATGGTACCCAGCTGCAAGCAAACATAGATAGTCTGAAGTCTGACATCTCACAGCTTAAACAAG aaattgaGGCCCCGTCAAAAGCTAAACAGAAGCTGGAGTACCTGGAGAAAGCCAGTGGAATATTCGGAGAAATGCTCGGACTCagatttaagaaaacaaaag gAAACCGTATGCAGGTGGTTCTCACACAGATTGATGAGAAGGAACCGGAAGCTCCGTTCTACTTCTTCTTGCAGATACAGGGAGTTAGCCGGAAATATGTTG TAAGTGATATTGAGCCTCCGATTGAAGGATTGGATGAGCTTACAGCAGAACTGAACACATCAAACGACCTTCAGCGATTCATCTGCCAAGTTCGTTCCCTCTTTCAACAGAGTGTTAAGACATCATGA